The Hyalangium gracile genome segment AGTGCAACGGCATCTACCCGGTCGCGTTCCTGAGCGCCAAGGCGCGCTCCTCGCTGGGCAGCGCGAGCATCGGCAACGACATCATGTTCTCGCGGGTGTACCCGACCACCGCGCGCACGCTGACGGGCGACGCGGTCGGCTCGGCGCTCTGCCTCGATCCGTTGAAGGCCTCCTCGTCGAGGATCTCGCTCGAGAACCGCGCCGCGGTGCTGCTCGGCTTGTCGAGCAACATCACGGGCGGTGGCCACTCCTCTGGCACCGGCGCGCTGAGCTGCGCGGTGAACGGCGCGGCGGCGACGATCGACGCGGTGCTGGCCCCCAAGCTCAAGCGGACCGCGCCGTACGAGGCGATCCGGCTCGGCACCAGCTCCGCGGCCACCCCCATCGTCTACGAGACCTGCAGCTTCGGCCCGAAGCGCCCGGCGCCCATCCTGGTCAACCCCGCGCTCGCCTACGATTCGATCTTCGGTTCAATCGCCAAGGGCGCCACGGCAGGCGCCGAGCGCAGCGCGCTGTTCGACTTCGCCCGCGCCGACGTGCAGGCGACCCTGGCGACGTTCAAGGGGAACTCGAACGAGCGGATCAAGCTCGAGCGCTACCTGGCGTCGCTGGAAGGGCTCCGCGCGCGAGAGACGCAGCTGGCGTCGATGGCGGCGTCGGTGCAGCCGCTGCTGCCGCCCGCGCCGGCCGACAACCCGCTGATCAAGAACGCCGGCTCGCCCCCGGACTCGCTGATGTGGCTGGAGGCGCAGTTCCAGATCGCCACCACCTGCCTGCTCGGCGGCCTCACCAACACGGTGGTGCTCGCGTCGGGCAGCTCTGGGTTCGACGTGCACTACGAGAGCATCATCCCGACGATCGGCCGGCACGACCTTCAGCACGGCATCGACAACCCCAGTAACTGGACGGCGATTGCGGCGGTGACCCGCAAGCATGTCGAGCTGATCGCGAAGCTCGCGCGCACCCTGGCTGCCACCCCGGAGGTGGGCGCCTCCGGGTCGATGCTGGATCACACCGCGATCGTCTTCATGTCCGACAACGGCGAGCAGCACCACTCGACCGCCGCCGAGTGGCCGACGCTGGTGCTGGGCGGCAACGCGCTCGGGCTGCGCACCGATGGCCGGACGGTGATCTACCCGGAGATGGGGCAGGCCAATAACCGGCAGGTGTCGAACCTGTTCAACACCCTGGGACACGCCGCGGGCGACGCGGACTTCAACACCTTCGGCAACGAGGGTCCGACCCGAATCGCGCAGGGCCCGCTCAGCGAGCTGTACGGCTAGCCCTCCTCGGGCCTCACCCGACTACGGCGGGGCCCAGGGCTTCCACTCCCCACTTCGGCGGACAAGGACCTGCTTCGAGACGGGGTGGTCTCCCTTGGCATAGGCATCCGCGGCCAGGGCACTGACCTTGCTCACGCCCGCTGCGTTCTGGGAGTCCGTCACGAAGAGGAGATCTCGCGCGGGGACCGCCGCGACCACCTCGCCCTGGGTCTCCTTCTCGAGGTCGTCCCAGATCTCGTCCAGTAGCAACAGGCTTGCCTCGAAGTTGCCGCCGGTGTTGGGGAGGATCAGCATCCAGGTGCCTTTACCGCCCTTCCTCTCGAATCCCGGGATGAACTGCCTGAGGTTCTCCAGGGCGGTGGCGCGGACCTGAGCCCGATCCAGGTCCAGCCTCCGCAGATCCTCGTCCATGACCGGAAGGAACTGCGTGGGCTTGTTGAATGCGTAGAGCACCCAGAGGTCTGCCGTGAGCGGGTAGGCGACCTGCTTGGATTTACCGGCCTTGATCAGCTGAACGGCGGCATCCACCTCGCCTCTCACCAGCGGCACGATCTCCCGTAGCTCACCGACGACCTGCCCGGCCATGGCCTTGCTCGCCTCACGGACCCCAAGCACCTGAGCCCATACGGCTTCGGCGCGCGCTGCCGGTGCTGCTCGCCAGGGATTCTCGAACCCTGCCACCAGGTCGACTCCCTGGGAGTTCATGGCCACCTGGAAGGGGCCGACGACCGAGACCGTGGCCTGGGGATCCAGGGTCTTGAGCGCCTCGGCGCAGAGATTCGTGAAGGCTCCTGGCTCCAGCTCAGGATCGCTCAGCTTCTCCGCGAGCCGCTCCGGCAGCTTCGAGCCGTCCGTCTTCGCATTCTTCTGGCAAGCGATCATCGTCGCCATCGCCCCGATCACCAGGAGCAGATAACCGTACTGGGAGCTTCTCATGCCGCAGGTGCTACCAGCGACGAGGCGGGCGTGTCCAGGCGCGGTGGATGGGGATGGAGGCCCACGTTCAGGTTGCCGCTGGCGTCCGCATCCATCTTCTTTTGCTCGTCGCAGCCTCTTGGGTGGCCGGTGAAGTGCCGTAGAAGGCCACGGTCGTCGGGAGCCAGGACGACGTATGAGGTAGGATGGCGCGGGAGGGGGAGAAGGGCCCTCTCTCCCTGCGAGGCAACCTCATGGAGCATCAGCCACCACGGGTGGGGCATCTCTTCTGCTTGCCTCCGGGCACCCGGGTGCAGGACTGGCTGTTGCTGGGCTGCCACGGTCATGGTGGCTTCGGGGTGGTCTACCGAGCGGTTCGGTTCGGGTACGAGTCAGAGGGACCCGTCGCGCTCAAGATGGCCCTGGTGCCCTGGGAGCCGCGCTTCCAGCGGGAGGTGGGGCTGCTGTCGCTCGTGCGCCACCCGAGCATTCCGCGTCTGCTCGGCCACGGCTTCTGGCGGCATCCGTCCGATGCGTTCTTTCCGTTCGTGGTGATGGAGTGGGTGGAGGGCACGCCGCTGTACGAGTGGGCACGCGAGCATCCCCCGACGCAGCGGCGGCAGCTCCAGGTGCTGGCGCAGCTAGCGCGGGCGCTGGAGGCCACCCATGCCTGCCGTGCCGTGCACAGGGACGTCAAGGGCGACAACGTGCTGGTGCGGCGTTCAGACGGCCGGGCCATGCTCACGGACTTCGGCGCCGGGCACTACCCGTCCGCCGCGCGACTGACCTGGCAGCCGCTGCCACCGGGAACACCGCCCTACCGTTCCCCCGAGGCCTGGCTGTTCGAGCTTCGCTCCGGTCAGTCTCCAGGAATTCGCTACCTGCCAGGGCCCGCGGACGACGTCTATGCGCTGGGCGTCACCGCCTACAGGCTCGTGACCGGGCAGTATCCCCCCGGCCCGGAGCTGCGGCAGGACGAGCAGGGCACATGGTACCCGGTGGAGGCCCCTCTGCCGGCGCCTGGGGAGCTCGGACCCCGGGTGGATTCCCAGCTCAGCGCGCTGATCCTGCGCATGCTCTCGGTGACTCCGGAGGCTCGAGGAACAGCGGGGGAACTCGCCCAGGAGCTCGAGGCTGCCGCGGAGCAAGGTCAGGCCATGCCGCCGCCGATTCAGCCGTGGAAGCAGCGGGGAAGGGTACGGGTGCTCGTAGGAGCACTGCTGGTTTTGTGGACCTTGCTGGCGGTACACGCGCCGCTCCCCAGCCCTTCCGCGAGGAAGCAGGACGCTTCGAATCCGGCATCTCCACGAGAGGGAGGTGCCGCCGGGGTGGGGGAGAGTGCATCGGAAGCCACGCAGCCATGGGGCCGGGAGTTCTCCAAGCCAGAGGCGCTCAGCCAGGACGCGCCTCCCAAGCCGTTGCCGGGGCAGCTCACGCCGGATGCCAAAGGCCAGTGCCCAGGGCGGACGCAGATCCCCATCAACGGCGGCTGCTGGGTGGAGTTGAGCACGAAGGATGCTGAGGCGTGCGAGGAGAACGGCTACATCTTCTTCAGGGCTCGGTGCTACGCCCCCGCCTTGAAATCCCGCCGCAAGCCTCCACCGACCTCCGCGCCTTCGGACTTCCGATAGGCGTTGCCCGCCGCAAGCGGCGGTAATCGGATCCACGCCGGCGGCACTGAACCCGTCCGGCTCTATGGGGGCTCGGGGCCAGCCAGCGCCCGGTTCTACCCGACCGTCGTCCTGCGCCTGAAGTGGTACAGGCAAGCGCCAAGCACTGCTCTATCTCTCTGTTGATTCAAATCGTGTCCCCAGAGAGACAGTTCATGCCCGCCGCCCCAGCCAGCCAAGAGAGTCAGGCCCCTGCCGTGTCCCTCCTGGGAAGGCGGCTGGTCTGGGCAGGCGTGTGTCTGCGCCGGCTCGGCGTGCGGCGCATGGGCTCCCCGTCAGCGTACCTCATCTCCCGCTCTGCTCCCGCCCGCTACGCTCAATAGGGAGTCTTCACCTTTTACCCCTCCGCCTCTCAACCCAGGAGTTTCAATGAAGGCCGTCTCGAAGAAGCAGGTGCGCAAGTCTCGTGGTCAAGGAATGACCGAGTACATCATCATCGTGTCCCTGATCGCGATCGCCTCCATCGGCGTGATCACGCTGTTTGGTGACAACATCCGCAAGCTGTTCGGCGCCTCGGCTGCGGCGCTCGCTGGTAACGCGAACGTGACCAACGAGGGCGCTGAGTCCAACGAGACGCTGAACAAGAAGACGATGAAGACTTTCGGCCAGAACAACTCCTACTAGGTTTCGCGCTTCACCCACGAGGAAGGCGGCTCGGGCCCGAGAGGGAGCCCCCAGCCGCTTTTCTTCGTTCCTGCCCTCTGCGACCTACCGGTGCGCGCTGAGCCAGGCGTCGCTCTCCTTCACCCTGGGCCATTCACCAAGGATGGCTGAACCCTTGCGTCGTAGCCGCTCAGGATGCGAGTGCCACGGCGGTGGGTGACGAGGGCAGACTTCAATCCGTCCGGGGAAGCAGGCCCGCACCGCCGGCCGTGGCACCGCCGGGACAACAGGGACAGCGACGAGGGGAAAGAGACAGTGCTGCCCTACGTGACAAGGGCCGGTCCATCATGGAAGCCGAGACAAAGGTGTCCACCGCCTGGGCAGTCCTGTTGCAGCAGGGGTGTCCCGTCTCCCTTTCCTGCACCCGGGAACCCTGCCGCGATCTTCACCCCGCTTGGGAGGAGCGCTTCCATATCATATCGGTCAACGCTCTACGTGCTATCAATCCTGGCGTCAAACGGCCACGGAGCACAGCACGGCCGACCTGCGATCAGGGACTTGCCCGAGTGCCGCGAAAGATCAGCACATGATACTTCAACTGGGGGCAGGTACTGTAAATCCACCATTTCCCCTGCTCATAGTACACATTTGTTTCCTGATCATCGCTGGTCCTACAGGTGTCGTAATAGTCACCATCGGGATCGCCCGTAATGTCCTTCGTCACAAACAACAACGCATTGGGGTTGTTGTTTAGCAACGGATGGGACAGTGGCGTCACGTACTGCGAATACGTGCCTCCGTTCCCATTGTCGCCTGTCCATATGACAACCCCCCCACCACTCACGACAATCCGATCAGACGCTGACGCCTCCGCTCGCAATGCGTCGAAGTTGGCATTGACCTCGGCAGATTTGATGGTTGTTTCTGGCATGAACACGTGCGGCAGCATCACGTCTCCCGCCCAGATAATGGTTGGAACCACCACCATGAGAACCGCAACTGCCCAAACCGGAATGCGAATCATCTTGCTCTCCTTTTGTATGACTTTGCGTGTTAGGGTTGAGGCGTCGAGCGAGGACCATTCAGAATGAGCACGCTATACTTAAGGTGCGGGCAGGTGTCGGAAATGTACCATCGCCCACCCTCGTAATAGGTACTCAGATCATTGTAATCATCGACCTTGCACCAAGGCTGGGAGGACTGGGCCCAGGTCTTGTATCGCCTGCCAGCAATGACGATGGCGTCGGGGTTGTTGTTGAGCAGTGGGTGCGACAGAGGTGTTACATATCGCGCCCAACTGCCTGCGGAGTCGGTCCATGACTCAATGACAACACCGCCGCCGTTTACGACCATCCCGTCAGTGCCAGCCACTCCCGATCGCAACGCCTCGAAATTGGCGTTGACTTCAGCGGCCTTGATCGTGGTGTCGGGCGCGAATACGTGCGGAATCACCAATTCGCTTGCCCACATGATGGTTGGAATCGCTACAATCAAAACTGCTGCTGCCCAAATCGGGATGCGGATCATAGGAAACTCGTGTGCGCAAGTGGCAAGTAATGACGACCCATCTAGCTAGCGCCAAAACGCCTTGTCCCATTTACCAAGATCCCACAACGAACAGCCGTCAACACCGAGGCCCGCCTCGAATGGGTAGGAAGCCTCCCAAAGAGTTGCGGAGATTGAGTTGTCGCGCGAATAGAACAGCACGCCAGCCTCAAGAGACGGATCGAAGGAGGTGCACCAAGAGGCGGTGGGTGGCGTCCCAGAAAAGTTACCGACCAACTTAAGTGGTGCTTTGGTCGTAACCAAGACCCCTGGTCCCCACCAAATTCGCGTGGTGATTGGCACACTCACGCCTGCAATAAGGGTTACCTGGGCCCCAATGTCGACCTCTGGCCCACTGAACTCGTGGTTGTAATCCAGTGGTTCGTGAAACGGCGTCATGGTTTCATCAGCATAACGCACTCCGATTTTCTTCTCGGCATGCATTGAGGCTCCCGCCACCCATTTCACGTAGCCTTTGGTCTCGACGCTCCCAATGGCTTCTAATGCGGCGTCGACGGTAATGCGGATGGGGACGATCTTAATCCACACCACCTTGGTTGCAATTCGCCTTTCCCACAGTGGCTTGCGGATGGAGTGACTCGCCTGCGCTGTCAGCAAGCCTTCAATCACTGTTCGGGCATCAACCGAGCCGACTGTATTGACCTCCACATTCTCGTACCGCCTGTTTCTGATCTTGGCGGTCAGTCTCAGGGTTTGCTGAACATTGATGACTCCCACTTTTGCTGTTACTCGACCCTGGGGGACGGAGAGCAGTTCATCCCCGGAGAAGTCCTCGTTGGCAATGGGGATCGTAAATGTCTCGTCAATATCTGCATCGATAATGGCATCGGTGAGAACCGCGACAGCGGTTTCGACGACCCATCCGCTTGCAGTCTCGGCTACCGAAACGACTCGCCGAAGGAAGCCCTCCTGATAATTGCTGACGATAATGTCGCCAGGGCTGAGGTTCTTGACATCATTGGCCCGCGACAACGGGAACGTCACTTTGCTGGCGTCGACCAAAGCGACGGCAACAAGATCATCAGCAAGGACACGCACGCGTTCGTCGATACGAGGGGGGACTGTGGCAGGCGGAGACGGGGAGGAACATGACAACAGGATGACACAGACTACCATTTGCAGTGCTCTCATGAATGGCTCCCGATTGCTGATGGCGAGACTTCACTCTGAGTGACGCTATCGAGACTCCTGTGGCGTGGTCAACCCTCTCCTGTCCGTCCCGACTCGGCCGCATCCGCGAGTTGTTGAGGTGCGGAGCACTACGAGGCGGGCCGAAGTTGGAAAGGGCCGCGATGATCCGCGCGAAGAGTCTGGAAGCGTTTCTAGAGCGCGTGGACCGCCAGCCAGAGCCCCCCAATTGGAAACGATCCTCGCGAAACGCGGGCTTTCGATCGCGGGGAGCGCGAGGAAGCGCGGGGGTGAGGGCGCGGCGCCGCGAGCAGAAAGTCACGCATCAAGGTTCAGCGCCGCCCTCGCCAGGGATACCTGTCCAGCCCGCCGCGGACAGCCGGCCGGATTTCCCGGCGTGGGTTCGTCGCCGCGTCGAGGTTGTGTTCCATGTCACCCCCGCCGTTGTGGCTGACGCTGCAGCCCCAAGAGGACTACACCCAGATCCTGCTCTCCCAGTCGGGTGCGGGCACGCTGCTCAAGGCGCGCTTGGCACCCGAGCCGATGCATCCGGGCGCGTTGGCGAAGTTGCTCGAGTCGCTGGCCGACTGGCATGGGCGCCCCCTGTTCGCTGTGCTCGATGCGGACGCCGAGCAAGTGCGCCGCTCCCCCGAGAGATGGGCGCGGATGATGGGTGAGGCGGCCCAGAGCCCCTCCATCACCGTGGAGTGGAGCGCGCCGGTGCGGGGCAAACTGTGGAAGGAGCGCTTCTTCACCCTGGGGGACTTCACGTCCGCCCGACGGTTGCTCACCCATGCCGCCACGGGGCAGCGATGATTTCGCCGGAAATCCGAGCGGAGATGCGGCGGCTGGTGTTGCGCCTGCACTGGCGGATTGAGACGGTGGCGCGCAGGTTCGGCGTACACCACTCCACCGTACGGCACGCGTTGGAGAGCGGCCCCGGCTCCGGGGAGGTGGCCAAAGGCAGCATCCTGGACCCGTACAAGCCCTACCTGGTGGAGCGGCTGACAGAGGCGCCTCAGCTGACCAGCATCCGGCTGCTGGCCGAGTTGAAAGAGCGCGGCTACCCGGGGGGAGTAGCCGTGGTGCGGCGCTACATCGCCAAGGTGCGTCAGCCCCGGGTGCGCAAGAGTTATCTGCGAATCGAGATGGAGCCCGGAGAGCAGGCCCAGGTGGACTGGGGCTCTTTTGGACACCTGCGCATTGGAAGCCATCAGCGGCCGTTGTCCGCCTTCGCCATGGTGCTGTCGTACTCCAGAGCGCTGTTCATCGACTTCAGCCTGGACCAGCGGATGGAGACGTTCCTGGCCATGCACCGACGGGCGCTGGAGTACTTCGGCGGCGTGCCCAAGCGCATCCTCTACGACAACCTCAAGTCGGTGGTGCTGCACCACGTGGGCAGCACGGTGCAATTCAACCCGCGCTTCCTCGACTTCGCCGGCCACTACCTCTTCGAGCCGACCGCGGCTCCAGTCCGCTACCCCGAAGCCAAGGGCCGGGTGGAGAACGCTATCAAGTACGTGCGGAGCTCCTTCTTCTATGGCCGCTCCTTCTCCTCTCTGGACGACTTGCGAGCGCAAGCGGCCAGCTGGCTGGAGGGGACCGCCAACGCACGTCTGCATGCGGCCACTCGGGAGCGGCCCGCCGACAGGTTGCTGGTGGAGCGGCCACGCCTGCATCCACTGCCGGAGCACCCCTACGATACGGACCTGGTCCTGCCAAGCATCGTCTCGAAGGAGGCGCGCGTGCGGCTGGACGCCAACACCTACTCGGTGCCGCCACAGTACGTGGGCAAGACGGTGCACGTGCGCGCCGAAGCCAGCACCGTCCGCATCCTCCACGAGGCCACAGAGGTGGCACGCCACACCCGCTCGTGGGAGCGCCACCAGGCCATCGAAGAGCCCGCTCACCTCGAGAAGCTCCTGGAGCGCAGAAAGGCCGCCCAGAAGCCCAAGCAGAAGGATCGCTTCATGGCGCTCAGCTCCGAGGCTCGCCTCTACATCCAGGAGGTGGCACGCAGCAGGATCCGGCTCGACCACGAGCTGACGAAATTGAGCCGGCTCGTCGAGCTTTACGGCGAAGCGGACGTGGCCTCGGGCATGGCCAAGGCGCTGGCCCAGCGCACCTTCGGGGCTCGCTACGTGCGCGCGCTCATCGACCAGGGCCGCTTCGCCGCAGGGCTCACCGAGCCGCCCGAGCCCATCCTCACTGGAAACGCCGCCGCCGATTCCCTCGAAGTCCAACCCCACGCCCTGGAGTCCTACGATGAGCTCGTCTCCCAAAAGCCCACCCCTCAACCCGGCCAGTGACCTCTCCTCTCTCTCCCTGGACGAGGTGCTGCGCGCGCTCGGGCTCGAATACGCCGCCAGCCAGCTCGACGCCCTGAGCGGCAAAGCCATTGCTCGCAACGAGTCCAGCACTGCCACGTGCTCGACATCGAGGCCGACTCCTGGCGGCAGGCTCACCCCAGCGCGCCGCCTCTGTCAGGCTCCTCACCCCGCAGGAAGGCTCGCAAACGGACCTGAGCCTCGCTCTGGCTCTCGCTCCCCTCGCCCTCGGTCGCTGCTCGCGGCCGGGGGCGTTTTCTTGCCGGCGGTCAACCCGCGCTCGACACGACCGTCAAAATTCGTCGGATCCTCACTGCCGTCTACACCTGGTCAATGACCTCGTCGCAGGACAGGCCAAGAACACCCTCCACCGGCGGCTAACCGCTTGGGCGGCGCCCGACCTGCTTCTCATCGACGAGTTGAGCTACCTCAGCTTCGACGCTCGCGGGGCTGACTTGCTCTACCAGGTCTTCAACAGGCGCTATCAACGCGCCTCCACCATCGTCACCACCAACCTCCCCTTCAAGGACTGGGGCAAGCTCTTCCACAACAGCGCGGCCGCCTCGGCCATCGCCGACCGCCTCGTCCACAAGGGGCTGCTGGTCCGCATCGCCGGAAAGTCCAGGCGCTCCGACCAGGAACTCGAGAACGCCGCATGAGCCACCTCATCCCTACCACTGGCCAGCTGCTCGACTCACCCGAGCTCGCCATCCTCCACGCCTTTGGCTTCTCCCTCACGCCTTTGGCTTCTCCCTTTTAGGCTCCAGCGATCTCCGGCGCCGCGATCGCTACGCCGCGCTTCCTGAAGATCGTCTCCACTTTCATTCCCTACCTACTGAGATAGGCTCTAAGCCGAGGCGTCAGTGTCCTCGACCATGGAGAGTGGGTAGAGAGCTCGATGGCCAATGTTGGGGTAATACGCCGCGAGATAGAGTTCGCCCGCGATGGACACCCACGCGTGCGTGGCGGGCTCAGGCTGCTTCCAGAGCCAGGTTGTTGCCTCCTCTCGTGTGGCGAAGGATGCGATGGCCACGGGCGGCTTCAGCTGCTTGAGCTCCGCGAGATAGTCATGGATGTCGCGGTTCCGTGGCAGACGGCGGATGTTCGTCTCCCGATCATGAACCACGTCGTGAGAGCGATCCCCAATCAAAATCCTGGCGGGATCGGGTGGATGTGGGTGGTTTTGGAGCCAGGACTCTGCCTCGCTTGGCGTCTCGAAAGAGGCCACTACGAAAGGGGGGCCATGGGACTCCACATGCTTCAAGTACACATCCAAGGCTTCGTACTGGTTGGTTGCAGCAACGAAGCGGATGGCTTCAAGGATGGCATGGATTCGAGCGGCTTCGCCAGCGGTGGTTGGTGGCTGGAGGAGTCTCTCGAAAAAACGCTCTGCGCTCTTCAAGCGGAGACTCAATCCTGTCAGGCCCTGCGGGGGATGTTCAACGCCCTCCTGGAGATGATGCGAAAAATCCTCGAAGCGATAGCTTTGCCCAGTGGCAAAAATGAAGTCCAGGATGTCTCGCGTCAGCTCGAGGATCCGCTTTTCATCGGGTGAAGGGCCGCTGCTCCACCGGATTCCGATGAACTCATGGGCATCCGCCAGATCAGAGAGTGTCGTCACGACTCTTCCTCTACAGCGTAGGGCATGGGAGGAACCTCGGAGGAGACGAGAAGCACGGCCGGCACAAGAACCAGGGCAGTGCCTGCGCTGCCAACGATGACCACGGTGAAGGCTACCCCTGCGATGACGATAACCGTCCCCAGCAAGATCTCCTCGCGATGCCGCTTGAGCCAATCCACTGCTTTGTCAGTGACTGGGAACTTCACAGCATCGGCTTGCTCACGAAGCCGGCTGCAATCCAGATAGGCAGGTCTGCACCGCCTGCGGCATATCTCTGCCTTTGAGCCCGCGCTTGCATGCGACCAATTGCGGCCTTTGAGACTCGCCTTGCACATCTCTTCACATTGATCGCGCTCTTCCTCGCAGTCTCGGCTGAAGGATGCGTGGACGATCCTTCGCTCGGCACCTCCAGCACTGGGGCGGTACGCATACCGCGACAGGTCGAAGTTGCTGGCAGGGACCCAG includes the following:
- the istA gene encoding IS21 family transposase is translated as MISPEIRAEMRRLVLRLHWRIETVARRFGVHHSTVRHALESGPGSGEVAKGSILDPYKPYLVERLTEAPQLTSIRLLAELKERGYPGGVAVVRRYIAKVRQPRVRKSYLRIEMEPGEQAQVDWGSFGHLRIGSHQRPLSAFAMVLSYSRALFIDFSLDQRMETFLAMHRRALEYFGGVPKRILYDNLKSVVLHHVGSTVQFNPRFLDFAGHYLFEPTAAPVRYPEAKGRVENAIKYVRSSFFYGRSFSSLDDLRAQAASWLEGTANARLHAATRERPADRLLVERPRLHPLPEHPYDTDLVLPSIVSKEARVRLDANTYSVPPQYVGKTVHVRAEASTVRILHEATEVARHTRSWERHQAIEEPAHLEKLLERRKAAQKPKQKDRFMALSSEARLYIQEVARSRIRLDHELTKLSRLVELYGEADVASGMAKALAQRTFGARYVRALIDQGRFAAGLTEPPEPILTGNAAADSLEVQPHALESYDELVSQKPTPQPGQ
- a CDS encoding DUF7452 domain-containing protein, with amino-acid sequence MIRIPVWAVAVLMVVVPTIIWAGDVMLPHVFMPETTIKSAEVNANFDALRAEASASDRIVVSGGGVVIWTGDNGNGGTYSQYVTPLSHPLLNNNPNALLFVTKDITGDPDGDYYDTCRTSDDQETNVYYEQGKWWIYSTCPQLKYHVLIFRGTRASP
- a CDS encoding ATP-binding protein, which produces MLATSPALPRARHRGRLLAAGSPQRAASVRLLTPQEGSQTDLSLALALAPLALGRCSRPGAFSCRRSTRARHDRQNSSDPHCRLHLVNDLVAGQAKNTLHRRLTAWAAPDLLLIDELSYLSFDARGADLLYQVFNRRYQRASTIVTTNLPFKDWGKLFHNSAAASAIADRLVHKGLLVRIAGKSRRSDQELENAA
- a CDS encoding DUF1444 family protein; this translates as MRSSQYGYLLLVIGAMATMIACQKNAKTDGSKLPERLAEKLSDPELEPGAFTNLCAEALKTLDPQATVSVVGPFQVAMNSQGVDLVAGFENPWRAAPAARAEAVWAQVLGVREASKAMAGQVVGELREIVPLVRGEVDAAVQLIKAGKSKQVAYPLTADLWVLYAFNKPTQFLPVMDEDLRRLDLDRAQVRATALENLRQFIPGFERKGGKGTWMLILPNTGGNFEASLLLLDEIWDDLEKETQGEVVAAVPARDLLFVTDSQNAAGVSKVSALAADAYAKGDHPVSKQVLVRRSGEWKPWAPP
- a CDS encoding Flp family type IVb pilin → MKAVSKKQVRKSRGQGMTEYIIIVSLIAIASIGVITLFGDNIRKLFGASAAALAGNANVTNEGAESNETLNKKTMKTFGQNNSY
- a CDS encoding serine/threonine-protein kinase; the protein is MAREGEKGPLSLRGNLMEHQPPRVGHLFCLPPGTRVQDWLLLGCHGHGGFGVVYRAVRFGYESEGPVALKMALVPWEPRFQREVGLLSLVRHPSIPRLLGHGFWRHPSDAFFPFVVMEWVEGTPLYEWAREHPPTQRRQLQVLAQLARALEATHACRAVHRDVKGDNVLVRRSDGRAMLTDFGAGHYPSAARLTWQPLPPGTPPYRSPEAWLFELRSGQSPGIRYLPGPADDVYALGVTAYRLVTGQYPPGPELRQDEQGTWYPVEAPLPAPGELGPRVDSQLSALILRMLSVTPEARGTAGELAQELEAAAEQGQAMPPPIQPWKQRGRVRVLVGALLVLWTLLAVHAPLPSPSARKQDASNPASPREGGAAGVGESASEATQPWGREFSKPEALSQDAPPKPLPGQLTPDAKGQCPGRTQIPINGGCWVELSTKDAEACEENGYIFFRARCYAPALKSRRKPPPTSAPSDFR
- a CDS encoding DUF7452 domain-containing protein, encoding MIRIPIWAAAVLIVAIPTIMWASELVIPHVFAPDTTIKAAEVNANFEALRSGVAGTDGMVVNGGGVVIESWTDSAGSWARYVTPLSHPLLNNNPDAIVIAGRRYKTWAQSSQPWCKVDDYNDLSTYYEGGRWYISDTCPHLKYSVLILNGPRSTPQP
- a CDS encoding DUF1552 domain-containing protein; translated protein: MLNRRTILKTAAGMALFGPLLSEAAAPAGLPRRLVIVLECNGIYPVAFLSAKARSSLGSASIGNDIMFSRVYPTTARTLTGDAVGSALCLDPLKASSSRISLENRAAVLLGLSSNITGGGHSSGTGALSCAVNGAAATIDAVLAPKLKRTAPYEAIRLGTSSAATPIVYETCSFGPKRPAPILVNPALAYDSIFGSIAKGATAGAERSALFDFARADVQATLATFKGNSNERIKLERYLASLEGLRARETQLASMAASVQPLLPPAPADNPLIKNAGSPPDSLMWLEAQFQIATTCLLGGLTNTVVLASGSSGFDVHYESIIPTIGRHDLQHGIDNPSNWTAIAAVTRKHVELIAKLARTLAATPEVGASGSMLDHTAIVFMSDNGEQHHSTAAEWPTLVLGGNALGLRTDGRTVIYPEMGQANNRQVSNLFNTLGHAAGDADFNTFGNEGPTRIAQGPLSELYG